A region from the Pseudonocardia petroleophila genome encodes:
- a CDS encoding FIST signal transduction protein has protein sequence MTRAGRRFGDGLAVGPDLEGAAEVAVAQALAPLDGAVPDLVWVFVAPGRLGGDAVEAAGRRAMTLAGARTSVGGTSGGVIGDGRGVEHGPAVAVWAAVLPGATVRPVRLTAEQAEGGVRIAGLPTPRSDDKVAAVVVDPYSFPVSGFLQHGNAALPGFPIVGGLTGAPGGPGANRLFLDGEVHDRGGVGVVLGGDAGVRTVVSQGCRPIGPAMVVTRAERNVLLELAGSPAYRRLAEIVSALPPAEQELAGRGLHVGIAINEYADDHGRGDFLIRGVTGVDESAGAVAVGELVEVGQTVRFQVRDATGAGEDLVELLGAEPAAGALLFSCNGRGTTMFDSADHDPALLRRVLGEAGVAGFFAAGEIGPVGGRNHLHGFTASVLTFR, from the coding sequence ATGACGCGCGCGGGACGGCGGTTCGGGGACGGCCTCGCGGTGGGCCCGGACCTGGAGGGTGCGGCGGAGGTCGCCGTCGCGCAGGCACTGGCCCCGCTCGACGGCGCGGTCCCCGACCTCGTCTGGGTCTTCGTCGCGCCCGGGCGGCTCGGCGGCGACGCGGTCGAGGCCGCCGGGCGCCGGGCGATGACCCTCGCCGGGGCCCGGACCAGCGTCGGGGGCACCTCCGGCGGGGTCATCGGCGACGGTCGCGGCGTCGAGCACGGGCCGGCCGTCGCGGTCTGGGCGGCCGTGCTGCCCGGCGCCACGGTCCGCCCCGTCCGGCTCACCGCGGAGCAGGCCGAGGGCGGCGTGCGGATCGCCGGGCTGCCCACCCCGCGCTCCGACGACAAGGTGGCCGCGGTCGTCGTCGACCCGTACTCGTTCCCGGTCAGCGGGTTCCTGCAGCACGGCAACGCGGCACTGCCCGGGTTCCCGATCGTCGGCGGGCTCACCGGGGCGCCGGGCGGGCCGGGGGCCAACCGGCTGTTCCTCGACGGCGAGGTCCACGACCGCGGCGGCGTCGGCGTGGTCCTCGGCGGCGACGCGGGCGTGCGCACCGTCGTCAGCCAGGGCTGCCGTCCGATCGGGCCCGCGATGGTCGTGACGCGCGCCGAGCGCAACGTCCTGCTCGAACTGGCCGGCTCACCCGCCTACCGGCGCCTCGCCGAGATCGTGTCCGCGCTGCCGCCCGCCGAGCAGGAGCTGGCCGGGCGGGGGCTGCACGTGGGCATCGCGATCAACGAGTACGCCGACGACCACGGCCGCGGCGACTTCCTGATCCGCGGCGTCACCGGCGTCGACGAGTCGGCGGGGGCGGTCGCCGTCGGCGAGCTCGTCGAGGTGGGGCAGACGGTGCGGTTCCAGGTGCGCGACGCGACCGGGGCGGGGGAGGACCTCGTGGAGCTCCTCGGGGCCGAGCCGGCCGCCGGCGCGCTGCTGTTCTCCTGCAACGGCCGCGGCACGACCATGTTCGACTCCGCCGACCACGACCCGGCGCTGCTGCGCCGCGTGCTGGGCGAGGCGGGGGTCGCCGGGTTCTTCGCCGCCGGGGAGATCGGTCCGGTCGGCGGCCGCAACCACCTGCACGGCTTCACCGCGTCGGTGCTGACGTTCCGGTAG
- the pcaH gene encoding protocatechuate 3,4-dioxygenase subunit beta: MTYRPAADGTHPPLLSPGYRSTGLRAPSQAPVVLPQRLTEVTGPALTGPVGPSDADLTTQHAGEPIGQRIVVFGRVLDSDGRAVPDSLVEIWQANAAGRYAHARDDWPAPLDPNFTGGGRVITGSDGSYRFTTIKPGAYPWGNHHNAWRPAHIHLSLFGRAFTQRLVTQMYFPDDPLFAQDPIFNSVPDEKARLRMVSTFDLDATRPDWALAYRFDIVLRGGDQTPFEAPHDEEGHA; the protein is encoded by the coding sequence ATGACCTACCGACCCGCCGCCGACGGCACGCACCCGCCGCTGCTGTCGCCCGGCTACCGCAGCACCGGGCTGCGCGCCCCGTCGCAGGCGCCCGTCGTGCTGCCGCAGCGGCTCACCGAGGTGACCGGACCGGCGCTGACCGGCCCCGTCGGCCCGTCGGACGCCGACCTCACCACCCAGCACGCCGGCGAGCCGATCGGCCAGCGGATCGTCGTGTTCGGGCGGGTGCTCGACTCCGACGGCCGCGCGGTGCCGGACAGCCTGGTCGAGATCTGGCAGGCCAACGCCGCGGGCCGCTACGCCCACGCCCGCGACGACTGGCCCGCCCCGCTCGACCCGAACTTCACCGGCGGCGGCCGGGTGATCACCGGTTCCGACGGGTCCTACCGCTTCACGACGATCAAGCCCGGCGCCTACCCGTGGGGCAACCACCACAACGCCTGGCGGCCCGCGCACATCCACCTGTCGCTGTTCGGGCGCGCGTTCACCCAGCGCCTGGTGACGCAGATGTACTTCCCCGACGACCCGCTGTTCGCCCAGGACCCGATCTTCAACTCGGTGCCCGACGAGAAGGCCCGGCTGCGCATGGTCTCGACGTTCGACCTCGACGCCACCCGCCCCGACTGGGCGCTCGCCTACCGCTTCGACATCGTGCTGCGCGGCGGCGACCAGACCCCGTTCGAGGCACCGCACGACGAGGAGGGTCACGCGTGA
- a CDS encoding acetamidase/formamidase family protein, with amino-acid sequence MDVVEFRPTPEQYAWTFGGVAPSHRIRPGTVLRLWTEDAFSGRLQRATDVPSQVLDMTQVNPQTGPFFVEGAEPGDTLAIHIVDLTPARDWAASTTIPFFGALTHPYTLHDPLPERTWIYQLDRAAGTVRFESSALTVDLPLEPMLGTVGVAPPGREVRSSLVPDTFGGNMDTPEMKPGTTCYLGVNVEGALFSVGDGHYRQGEGESCGTAVEGAMDVTLIVELIKGGAPAWPRLEHDDHYAVVGSARPLEDAWRASQVGMVAWLGELYGLDPLDAYQLLTQIALSPLANVCDTNYSALTKIEKRLLPDAAAHGGMHAHLRSLAKGLI; translated from the coding sequence ATGGACGTCGTGGAGTTCCGCCCCACCCCCGAGCAGTACGCGTGGACCTTCGGCGGGGTCGCGCCGAGCCACCGCATCCGACCCGGCACCGTGCTGAGGCTCTGGACGGAGGACGCCTTCTCCGGACGGCTGCAGCGCGCGACGGACGTGCCCTCGCAGGTGCTGGACATGACCCAGGTCAACCCGCAGACCGGGCCGTTCTTCGTCGAGGGGGCGGAGCCGGGCGACACCCTCGCGATCCACATCGTCGACCTGACGCCCGCGCGGGACTGGGCGGCGTCCACGACGATCCCGTTCTTCGGCGCGCTGACCCACCCGTACACGCTGCACGACCCGCTGCCCGAGCGGACGTGGATCTACCAGCTCGACCGGGCCGCCGGGACCGTGCGGTTCGAGTCGTCGGCGCTGACGGTGGACCTGCCGCTGGAGCCGATGCTCGGCACCGTCGGGGTGGCGCCGCCGGGGCGCGAGGTGCGGTCGAGCCTGGTGCCGGACACCTTCGGCGGCAACATGGACACCCCCGAGATGAAGCCCGGCACCACCTGCTACCTGGGCGTCAACGTCGAGGGCGCGCTGTTCTCTGTCGGCGACGGGCACTACCGGCAGGGCGAGGGCGAGAGCTGCGGGACGGCCGTCGAGGGTGCGATGGACGTGACGCTCATCGTCGAGCTGATCAAGGGCGGCGCGCCCGCCTGGCCCCGCCTCGAGCACGACGACCACTACGCCGTCGTCGGGTCCGCGCGGCCGCTGGAGGACGCGTGGCGGGCCAGCCAGGTCGGCATGGTCGCCTGGCTCGGCGAGCTCTACGGGCTCGACCCCCTCGACGCCTACCAGCTGCTCACCCAGATCGCGCTCTCCCCGCTCGCCAACGTGTGCGACACGAACTACAGCGCCCTGACCAAGATCGAGAAGCGCCTGCTCCCCGACGCCGCCGCACACGGCGGCATGCACGCGCACCTGCGCTCCCTCGCGAAAGGACTGATCTGA
- a CDS encoding IclR family transcriptional regulator: MTVTARVLGVLAAFDAAHTVLTLTGIARRAGLPLSTAHRLVGELTQWGALERGEDGRYRIGLRLWEVGALAPRSVGLREAAVPFLADLHEVTGENVQLAVLDGTEVVYVDRISGRGAVNVITRVGGRLPLHATGVGLVLLAHAPPELQEQVLAAPLRRYTDRTICSPSQLRRVLADVRRTGVAVSDRQIELVALSVAAPVRGPRDEVVAALSVVVPADTSDARAYVPVVRAAARGVSRTLATPPT, translated from the coding sequence GTGACCGTGACGGCGCGCGTGCTCGGGGTGCTGGCCGCGTTCGACGCCGCCCACACCGTCCTCACGCTCACCGGGATCGCCCGCCGGGCCGGGCTCCCGCTGAGCACCGCGCACCGGCTCGTCGGCGAGCTGACGCAGTGGGGCGCGCTGGAGCGCGGGGAGGACGGGCGGTACCGGATCGGGCTGCGGCTGTGGGAGGTCGGGGCGCTCGCCCCGCGGTCGGTCGGGCTGCGGGAGGCGGCGGTGCCGTTCCTGGCCGACCTGCACGAGGTGACCGGCGAGAACGTCCAGCTCGCCGTGCTCGACGGCACCGAGGTCGTCTACGTCGACCGGATCTCCGGGCGCGGGGCCGTCAACGTGATCACGCGGGTCGGCGGGCGGCTGCCGCTGCACGCGACCGGCGTCGGCCTCGTCCTGCTCGCGCACGCCCCGCCCGAGCTGCAGGAACAGGTGCTGGCCGCGCCCCTGCGGCGCTACACCGACCGCACGATCTGCTCGCCGTCGCAGCTGCGCCGGGTGCTCGCCGACGTCCGGCGCACCGGGGTGGCGGTGAGCGACCGGCAGATCGAGCTGGTGGCGCTGTCGGTCGCGGCACCGGTGCGCGGGCCGCGCGACGAGGTGGTCGCGGCCCTGTCGGTGGTGGTGCCCGCGGACACCTCCGACGCGCGGGCCTACGTCCCGGTGGTCCGCGCCGCGGCCCGCGGCGTCTCGCGCACCCTGGCGACGCCCCCCACCTGA
- a CDS encoding SDR family NAD(P)-dependent oxidoreductase: MDLQLAGKVALVTGGTKGIGRAVVEALLAEGAQVAFCARNAAEVETAGAELGATGTALDVADGDALAAWVAATAERFGRIDVAVANVSALAIGAGEDNWKASFEVDLMHTVRLSEAVLPHLTETKGSIVAISSVSGREIDFAKDAYGTMKAAVVHYVAGLALEHAAAGVRANCVSPGNTYFPGGVWEGIEGGNPELFATAMGLNPTGRMATAEEIAYAVTMLASPRASFITGTNLVVDGALTRGVQF; the protein is encoded by the coding sequence ATGGATCTCCAGCTGGCCGGCAAGGTCGCGCTCGTCACGGGCGGGACGAAGGGCATCGGGCGGGCGGTGGTCGAGGCGCTGCTCGCGGAGGGGGCGCAGGTCGCCTTCTGCGCGCGCAACGCCGCCGAGGTCGAGACGGCCGGCGCCGAGCTGGGGGCCACCGGCACCGCACTCGACGTGGCCGACGGCGACGCGCTCGCCGCCTGGGTCGCGGCCACCGCCGAGCGGTTCGGGCGCATCGACGTCGCCGTCGCGAACGTCAGCGCGCTCGCCATCGGGGCGGGTGAGGACAACTGGAAGGCCTCGTTCGAGGTCGACCTCATGCACACGGTGCGGCTGTCCGAGGCCGTGCTGCCGCACCTCACCGAGACGAAGGGGTCGATCGTCGCGATCTCCTCGGTCTCCGGGCGCGAGATCGACTTCGCCAAGGACGCCTACGGCACCATGAAGGCCGCGGTGGTCCACTACGTCGCCGGGCTGGCCCTCGAGCACGCCGCCGCCGGCGTCCGCGCCAACTGCGTCTCCCCCGGCAACACCTACTTCCCGGGCGGCGTGTGGGAGGGCATCGAGGGCGGCAACCCCGAGCTGTTCGCCACCGCGATGGGCCTCAACCCGACGGGGCGCATGGCCACCGCCGAGGAGATCGCCTACGCCGTCACGATGCTCGCGAGCCCGCGCGCGTCGTTCATCACCGGCACCAACCTCGTCGTCGACGGTGCCCTCACCCGCGGGGTCCAGTTCTAG
- a CDS encoding DUF4242 domain-containing protein, with protein MPKYVIERELPGAGSLTDDQINEISRTSNQVLDGMPDVQWDHSYVTDDKIYCVYVAPDADKIRAHADQGGFPANSVSEVRRTIDPTTGGR; from the coding sequence ATGCCCAAGTACGTGATCGAACGCGAACTGCCCGGAGCGGGCAGCCTGACCGACGACCAGATCAACGAGATCAGCCGCACGAGCAACCAGGTGCTCGACGGCATGCCCGACGTCCAGTGGGACCACAGCTACGTCACCGACGACAAGATCTACTGCGTCTACGTGGCCCCGGACGCCGACAAGATCCGCGCGCACGCCGACCAGGGCGGGTTCCCGGCCAACTCGGTGAGCGAGGTCCGCCGGACCATCGACCCGACGACCGGCGGCCGCTGA
- a CDS encoding S26 family signal peptidase has protein sequence MVRWRRVAVRGPSMSPTVRDGDVLLVRFGAAPSPGDVVLVRWSARPQQLSVKRAERPEGDGWWVLGDNPDGSTDSRSLGPANVVGIAFARMWPRPGRLRGKPPF, from the coding sequence GTGGTGCGGTGGCGACGGGTGGCGGTGCGGGGGCCGTCGATGTCCCCGACGGTCCGCGACGGCGACGTCCTGCTGGTCCGGTTCGGCGCGGCGCCTTCCCCGGGTGATGTGGTGCTCGTCCGCTGGTCAGCACGGCCGCAGCAGCTCTCCGTGAAGCGCGCGGAGCGGCCGGAGGGTGACGGCTGGTGGGTGCTCGGGGACAACCCCGACGGCTCCACGGATTCGCGTTCCCTGGGTCCCGCGAACGTGGTCGGGATCGCGTTCGCGCGAATGTGGCCGCGGCCCGGCCGACTGCGCGGGAAACCGCCCTTCTGA
- a CDS encoding 4-hydroxybenzoate 3-monooxygenase — MRTQVGIVGAGPAGLLLSHLLARRGVESVVLEARSREYVEKRVRAGVLEHPTVELLREVGVGERMDREGMPHEGISLRFDGEQHRIDLADLTGRGIVVYGQQEVVKDLIARRLADGGDVRFDVSGVRLDGVTDDPVISFDGGELRCDVVVGADGFHGVSRAAVPHTPYDRQYPFAWLGILAKAAPTHHELVYANHANGFALYSMRSPEVTRLYLQVPPDTNADDWSEARVWDELHERLGTEINEGPLLEKSVTGMRSFVTEPMRHGKLFLAGDAAHIVPPTGAKGMNLAIADVRVLADALDLLFTGGDESGVDAYSDVCLRRVWRAEHFSWWMTSMLHTNPDADAFDRRLQLSQLRQTVGSRAAATTLAENYVGLPHGSV, encoded by the coding sequence ATGCGGACACAGGTGGGCATCGTGGGCGCCGGACCGGCGGGGCTGCTCCTGTCGCACCTGCTGGCGCGCCGGGGCGTCGAGTCGGTCGTGCTGGAGGCGCGCAGCCGCGAGTACGTCGAGAAGCGGGTGCGGGCGGGCGTGCTGGAGCACCCGACCGTCGAGCTGCTGCGCGAGGTCGGCGTCGGCGAGCGGATGGACCGCGAGGGGATGCCGCACGAGGGCATCTCCCTGCGCTTCGACGGCGAGCAGCACCGCATCGACCTCGCCGACCTCACCGGCCGGGGGATCGTCGTCTACGGGCAGCAGGAGGTCGTCAAGGACCTCATCGCCCGGCGCCTGGCCGACGGCGGCGACGTCCGGTTCGACGTGTCCGGCGTCCGCCTCGACGGCGTCACCGACGACCCCGTCATCTCCTTCGACGGCGGCGAGCTGCGCTGCGACGTGGTCGTCGGCGCCGACGGGTTCCACGGCGTCAGCCGGGCCGCGGTCCCGCACACCCCCTACGACCGGCAGTACCCGTTCGCCTGGCTCGGGATCCTCGCGAAGGCCGCGCCGACGCACCACGAGCTGGTCTACGCCAACCACGCGAACGGGTTCGCGCTGTACTCCATGCGCAGCCCGGAGGTCACGCGGCTGTACCTGCAGGTGCCGCCGGACACGAACGCCGACGACTGGTCCGAGGCCCGGGTCTGGGACGAGCTGCACGAGCGGCTCGGCACCGAGATCAACGAGGGCCCGCTGCTGGAGAAGAGCGTCACCGGCATGCGCAGCTTCGTCACCGAGCCGATGCGGCACGGGAAGCTGTTCCTCGCAGGCGACGCCGCGCACATCGTCCCGCCGACGGGTGCGAAGGGCATGAACCTCGCGATCGCCGACGTCCGCGTCCTCGCCGACGCGCTGGACCTGCTGTTCACCGGCGGCGACGAGTCGGGCGTCGACGCCTACTCCGACGTCTGCCTGCGCCGCGTCTGGCGCGCCGAGCACTTCTCCTGGTGGATGACCTCCATGCTGCACACGAACCCGGACGCGGACGCGTTCGACCGCAGGCTGCAGCTGTCCCAGCTGCGCCAGACCGTCGGCTCCCGAGCGGCGGCCACCACCCTCGCCGAGAACTACGTCGGCCTGCCCCACGGGAGCGTCTGA
- a CDS encoding GtrA family protein has product MTAVLDREPVARPSLRERHPFAVQLSRYVVAGGVGTLVNALLFLFLRTWWDLLAANLVALVLSTLVSTEVNRRFTFSGAQGHTWRVHVQTVGMVVFYAVYSSAVLLALHAVVDSPTPLLESVTVAAASVVGGAARFLILRFWVFDADPADGPGPVGRVRAYWHGHRRTVVRVGAAFLAGTALLLSSAGACDPSSWGTSQSGY; this is encoded by the coding sequence ATGACGGCGGTGCTGGACCGCGAGCCGGTGGCGCGCCCCTCCCTGCGCGAGCGGCACCCGTTCGCCGTGCAACTGTCGCGCTACGTCGTCGCTGGCGGCGTCGGCACGCTCGTCAACGCGCTGCTGTTCCTGTTCCTGCGCACCTGGTGGGACCTGCTCGCGGCCAACCTCGTCGCGCTGGTCCTCAGCACGCTGGTGAGCACCGAGGTCAACCGGCGCTTCACCTTCTCCGGCGCGCAGGGCCACACCTGGCGCGTGCACGTGCAGACCGTCGGGATGGTCGTCTTCTACGCCGTCTACAGCTCCGCGGTGCTGCTCGCCCTGCACGCGGTCGTCGACTCCCCGACGCCGCTGCTGGAGTCGGTCACCGTCGCCGCGGCGAGCGTCGTCGGTGGCGCGGCCCGGTTCCTGATCCTGCGGTTCTGGGTCTTCGACGCCGACCCGGCCGACGGCCCGGGGCCGGTCGGGCGGGTGCGCGCGTACTGGCACGGGCACCGGCGCACGGTCGTCCGCGTCGGGGCCGCCTTCCTGGCCGGCACGGCGCTGCTGCTCAGCTCCGCGGGGGCGTGCGACCCCAGCAGCTGGGGCACGAGCCAGAGCGGGTACTGA
- a CDS encoding epoxide hydrolase family protein has product MREFHVDIPQADLDDLRDRIARTRWPEASTVDGWTQGVPLDYARELVEHWSGVYDWRRCEAELNALPQFRTPLDGGGDDSVQIHFLHVRSRHENAMPLLLTHGWPGSVVEFLDVVDDLTDPPDPRDAFHLVIPSLPGYGFSDKPATSGWGVERIATAWAQLMDRLGYDRYAAQGGDWGSMITSALGTGMPEAVIGIHITLPLAQRPPEGEVPPLTKAEEAALTDRRYFETHRAGYSAIQATRPQTLGYGLLDSPVAQCMWIVEKFWDWTDSAGPPENVIPRDRMLDDVMLYWLTGTAASSARLYWESYKRRRLDPVEVPTGITLFPKELWRLPRSWLARRYTDIRHFHQPEVGGHFPSMEQPEIFVDELRAFFGTLR; this is encoded by the coding sequence ATGCGCGAGTTCCACGTCGACATCCCGCAGGCCGACCTCGACGACCTGCGCGACCGCATCGCCCGCACCCGCTGGCCCGAGGCGTCGACGGTGGACGGGTGGACGCAGGGCGTGCCGCTGGACTACGCCCGCGAGCTCGTCGAGCACTGGAGCGGCGTCTACGACTGGCGGCGCTGCGAGGCCGAGCTCAACGCGCTGCCGCAGTTCCGCACACCGCTCGACGGCGGGGGCGACGACTCCGTCCAGATCCACTTCCTGCACGTCCGCAGCAGGCACGAGAACGCGATGCCGCTGCTGCTCACCCACGGCTGGCCCGGTTCGGTCGTCGAGTTCCTCGACGTCGTCGACGACCTGACCGACCCGCCGGACCCGCGCGACGCGTTCCACCTCGTCATCCCCTCGTTGCCCGGGTACGGGTTCAGCGACAAGCCGGCGACGTCGGGGTGGGGCGTCGAGCGCATCGCCACGGCGTGGGCGCAGCTCATGGACCGCCTCGGCTACGACCGCTACGCGGCGCAGGGCGGCGACTGGGGGTCGATGATCACCTCGGCGCTGGGCACCGGGATGCCCGAGGCCGTCATCGGCATCCACATCACGCTCCCGCTGGCCCAGCGCCCGCCCGAGGGGGAGGTGCCGCCGCTGACGAAGGCCGAGGAGGCCGCGCTCACCGACCGGCGCTACTTCGAGACCCACCGCGCCGGCTACTCCGCCATCCAGGCGACGCGGCCGCAGACCCTGGGCTACGGCCTGCTCGACTCACCGGTCGCCCAGTGCATGTGGATCGTGGAGAAGTTCTGGGACTGGACCGACTCCGCCGGCCCGCCGGAGAACGTGATCCCGCGCGACCGGATGCTCGACGACGTGATGCTCTACTGGCTGACCGGCACCGCGGCGTCCTCGGCGCGGCTGTACTGGGAGAGCTACAAGCGCCGCAGGCTCGACCCGGTCGAGGTGCCCACCGGCATCACCCTGTTCCCCAAGGAGCTGTGGCGGCTGCCGCGCTCGTGGCTGGCCCGGCGCTACACCGACATCCGGCACTTCCACCAGCCCGAGGTCGGCGGGCACTTCCCGTCGATGGAGCAGCCGGAGATCTTCGTCGACGAGCTGAGGGCGTTCTTCGGGACGCTGCGGTAG
- a CDS encoding glutathione S-transferase family protein — protein sequence MSSTAGSFEREPVGMDERILADGSSRWPVEAGRYRLVAARACPWAHRSVIVRRLLGLESAISLGIAGPLHDERSWRFHLDPGDRDPVLGIEYLGEAYRAADPDFDAGITVPALVDVASGKVATNGFQDLTLDFSTQWTAHHRDGAPDLYPEEHRAEIDEVIASFYDSVNNGVYRCGFASTQDAYAEAYGELFDRLDSLSERLADRRYLVGDSITEADVRLWVTLVRFDAAYHGHFKCNRQKLTEMPVLWAYTRDLFQTPGFGDTTDFEQIKQHYYGVHHTINPSGVVPLGPDVSGFLTPHGRADLGGRPFGDGTPPGPVAGSERVPSLT from the coding sequence ATGTCGAGCACAGCCGGATCCTTCGAACGCGAGCCCGTCGGCATGGACGAGCGGATCCTCGCCGACGGCTCGTCGCGGTGGCCGGTGGAGGCCGGCCGCTACCGGCTCGTCGCGGCCAGGGCGTGCCCGTGGGCGCACCGGTCGGTGATCGTCCGGCGGCTCCTCGGCCTGGAGTCCGCGATCTCGCTCGGCATCGCCGGCCCGCTGCACGACGAGCGCAGCTGGCGGTTCCACCTCGATCCCGGCGACCGCGACCCGGTGCTCGGCATCGAGTACCTCGGTGAGGCCTACCGCGCCGCCGATCCCGACTTCGACGCCGGGATCACGGTGCCCGCACTGGTGGACGTCGCGAGCGGGAAGGTGGCCACCAACGGCTTCCAGGACCTCACGCTGGACTTCTCGACCCAGTGGACCGCGCACCACCGCGACGGGGCCCCCGACCTCTACCCGGAGGAGCACCGCGCCGAGATCGACGAGGTCATCGCCTCGTTCTACGACTCGGTGAACAACGGCGTGTACCGGTGCGGGTTCGCGAGCACCCAGGACGCCTACGCGGAGGCCTACGGCGAGCTGTTCGACCGGCTCGACTCCCTGTCCGAGCGCCTGGCCGACCGCCGCTACCTGGTGGGCGACTCGATCACCGAGGCCGACGTGCGGCTGTGGGTCACGCTCGTGCGCTTCGACGCGGCCTACCACGGCCACTTCAAGTGCAACCGCCAGAAGCTCACCGAGATGCCGGTGCTGTGGGCCTACACCAGGGACCTGTTCCAGACCCCGGGCTTCGGCGACACCACCGACTTCGAGCAGATCAAGCAGCACTACTACGGCGTGCACCACACGATCAACCCGAGCGGCGTCGTGCCGCTGGGGCCCGACGTCAGCGGGTTCCTGACCCCGCACGGCCGCGCCGACCTCGGCGGCCGCCCGTTCGGCGACGGCACCCCGCCCGGCCCGGTGGCCGGGTCCGAACGGGTGCCGTCCCTCACCTGA
- the pcaG gene encoding protocatechuate 3,4-dioxygenase subunit alpha — MTETPSQTVGPFLSIGLTWPTGYLVVPEGSPGAIRITGTVHDGAGEPVPDGLVETWQADADGRFDDPTFGFGRAATRPDGSYEIVTVKPGALGDGQAPHVDVSVFARGLLDRVVTRIYFPDEAAANAADPLLAGLPAERAATLVAAAAGPGELRFDIRLGGERETVFLVL, encoded by the coding sequence GTGACCGAGACCCCGTCCCAGACCGTCGGACCCTTCCTGTCCATCGGCCTGACCTGGCCGACCGGGTACCTGGTGGTGCCCGAGGGATCGCCGGGCGCGATCCGGATCACCGGCACCGTCCACGACGGCGCGGGCGAGCCGGTGCCCGACGGCCTGGTCGAGACCTGGCAGGCCGACGCCGACGGCCGCTTCGACGACCCGACGTTCGGGTTCGGCCGCGCCGCCACCCGCCCGGACGGGAGCTACGAGATCGTCACCGTCAAGCCGGGGGCGCTCGGCGACGGCCAGGCCCCGCACGTCGACGTGTCGGTGTTCGCCCGCGGCCTGCTCGACCGCGTCGTCACCCGCATCTACTTCCCCGACGAGGCCGCGGCCAACGCCGCCGACCCGCTGCTCGCCGGACTGCCCGCGGAGCGCGCGGCCACGCTCGTCGCCGCGGCCGCGGGGCCGGGGGAGCTGCGCTTCGACATCCGCCTCGGCGGGGAGCGCGAGACGGTGTTCCTCGTGCTGTAG
- a CDS encoding beta-ketoacyl-ACP reductase — protein sequence MTDRRVAIVTGGARGIGAAITTALAKSGVHVAAGYSSNSKAAEELAEKLAADGGSVSIHQGNVGVVEDCQRVVAEVLESQGRIDYLINNAGVTVDKTMRKMSVEDWHAVLRVNLSGAFYMTKPVLDHMLERKFGRIVNISSVIGQMGNIGQVNYAASKAGLFGLTQSLARETANKGITVNSVAPGYIETEMVAAIPQEAYDKIVARVPVGRLGQASEIARAVQFLVDDDAGYITGSVISVNGGMDM from the coding sequence ATGACCGACAGGCGAGTGGCCATCGTGACGGGCGGAGCCCGGGGCATCGGGGCCGCGATCACGACCGCACTGGCGAAGTCCGGCGTGCACGTCGCGGCCGGGTACTCCTCCAACAGCAAGGCGGCGGAGGAGCTCGCGGAGAAGCTCGCCGCCGACGGCGGGTCGGTGTCGATCCACCAGGGCAACGTCGGCGTGGTGGAGGACTGCCAGCGCGTCGTCGCCGAGGTGCTGGAGTCCCAGGGCCGGATCGACTACCTGATCAACAACGCCGGCGTCACCGTCGACAAGACGATGCGCAAGATGTCGGTGGAGGACTGGCACGCGGTGCTGCGCGTCAACCTCTCCGGCGCGTTCTACATGACCAAGCCGGTGCTCGACCACATGCTCGAGCGGAAGTTCGGCCGGATCGTCAACATCTCGTCGGTGATCGGGCAGATGGGCAACATCGGCCAGGTCAACTACGCCGCGTCCAAGGCGGGCCTGTTCGGCCTCACGCAGAGCCTCGCGCGCGAGACCGCCAACAAGGGGATCACGGTCAACAGCGTGGCCCCCGGCTACATCGAGACGGAGATGGTCGCCGCGATCCCGCAGGAGGCCTACGACAAGATCGTCGCCCGGGTGCCGGTCGGGCGGCTGGGCCAGGCCTCGGAGATCGCGCGCGCGGTGCAGTTCCTCGTCGACGACGACGCGGGCTACATCACCGGCAGCGTCATCTCGGTCAACGGCGGGATGGACATGTAG